CTGGCCCGACTCACCAACTTCCTCAACCCGCCGGCGCCGGACGAGTGCGGCGACCCCTGCTGGCAGATCTACCAGGGGCGGCTCGCCATCGAGCACGGCGGCTGGTTCGGCGTCGGCCTTGGCAAGAGCAGCCTGAAGTGGAACTGGCTGCCGGAGGCGCACAACGACTTCATCTTCGCGATCGTCGCCGAGGAGCTCGGCGTGGTCGGCTGCGCCGTGGTGCTCAGCCTCTTCGCGGTGCTCGCCTACACCGGGCTGCGGATCGCCCGCCGGGTCGACGACCCGTTCCGCCGACTCGCCGCCGCCGCGGTGACCACCTGGCTGGTCGGCCAGGCCGTGATCAACGTCGGTGGCGTGGTCGGCCTGCTGCCGCTGACCGGCGTCCCGCTCCCGTTCATCTCCGACGGCGGATCCGCCCTGGTCGTGACCCTCGCCGCGGTCGGCATGCTGGCGTCCTTCGCCCGCGCCGAACCCGATGCGGCCAGAGCCCTGCATGCCCGTCCGCCGGCCCGGTGGGTCCGACTACTCTGGGCCCCGTTGCCGCCGCTTCCCGGACGGCGTCGCCGACCGGCGCCGCCACCGGCTGCCCGAGGGCCCGTCCCCCGGTCGCGGGAGCGGCGGAAGGACGAGCAGGCCGTACCCCGCGGCGTCCGGCAGACCCGGACCCGCGGCGGGACGGCGAACGAGAGGAGACGCTGATGGGTCCGCTGCGTTCGGTGGTGCTCGCGGGAGGTGGCACCGGGGGGCACGTCTACCCGTTGCTCGCCTTCGCCGACTGCCTGCGCCGACACGACCCCGGCGTCCGGATCACCTGCCTGGGCACACCCCGGGGCATGGAGAACGAGCTGATCCCGCCGCAGGGTTACGACCTGCGGACGATCCCGGCCTACCAGCTGCCCCGCTCGATCAACATGAACCTGGTCCGCACGCCGGGCCGGATGTGGACGGCGGCCCGCGCCGCGGGCAAGGTGATCGACGAGGTGCGCGCCGACGCGGTGGTCGGCTTCGGCGGGTACGTCTCCGTGCCGGCCTACCTCGCCGCGTGGCGCCGCGAGCTGCCCATGGTGATCCACGAGGTGAACGTGCCGCCGGGCGTGGCGAACCGGCTGGGCATGAAGTTCACCAAGAACGTCGCGGTCGGCTTCCCGCACCAGCCGGTGCAGGCCGAGTCGCTGCGCGACGCCCGGGTGGTCGGTGTGCCGCTGCGGCGCAGCATCGCCGGGCTCGACCGGGCCGCGCTGCGCAACGCCGCCCGGGCCCGCTTCGGGCTCCGCCCGGACCTGCCGGTGCTCTTCGTCGCGGGCGGCTCGTCCGGCGCCCGTACGATCAACCTCGCCGTCGCCGGCGCGGCCAAGGAGCTGGCCCGCAACGGCGTGCAGGTGCTGCACGTGATGGGCGCCCGCAACGAGCCGGTGCCGATCCCCACCGACCTGCCGGTGCCGTACGTGACCCTGCCCTACCTGTCCGAGATGGAGCTGGGCTACGCGGCCGCCGACCTCATGCTCGCCCGGGGCGGCGCGATGACCGTCGCCGAGGTGGCGGCGATCGGCCTGCCCACGATCTTCGTGCCCTACCCGCACAGCAACCAGGAGCAGAAGCGCAACGCGCTGCCCGTGGTGGAGGCCGGCGGCGGTCTGCTCGTCGACGACTCCGAGATGACCCCGTCCTGGCTGGAGCGGACGGTGATCCCGCTGATCCGCGACCCGCACCGGCTCCACGCGATGGGCGCGGCGGCGTCGGCGTACGGGCGGCGTGACGGCGACGTGGCGCTGCTGAACTTCGTCTACGAGGCGGTGGCCCGATGACCGCACAGTTCACCCCGGCCGGCACGCTCACGGCCG
This genomic stretch from Micromonospora krabiensis harbors:
- the murG gene encoding undecaprenyldiphospho-muramoylpentapeptide beta-N-acetylglucosaminyltransferase — translated: MGPLRSVVLAGGGTGGHVYPLLAFADCLRRHDPGVRITCLGTPRGMENELIPPQGYDLRTIPAYQLPRSINMNLVRTPGRMWTAARAAGKVIDEVRADAVVGFGGYVSVPAYLAAWRRELPMVIHEVNVPPGVANRLGMKFTKNVAVGFPHQPVQAESLRDARVVGVPLRRSIAGLDRAALRNAARARFGLRPDLPVLFVAGGSSGARTINLAVAGAAKELARNGVQVLHVMGARNEPVPIPTDLPVPYVTLPYLSEMELGYAAADLMLARGGAMTVAEVAAIGLPTIFVPYPHSNQEQKRNALPVVEAGGGLLVDDSEMTPSWLERTVIPLIRDPHRLHAMGAAASAYGRRDGDVALLNFVYEAVAR